From a single Streptomyces sp. NBC_00377 genomic region:
- a CDS encoding SCP2 sterol-binding domain-containing protein produces MSAAQSVDAAELHEALVDYAKKANQSPRVAKTLAAWSCRIHIEATDQPDALFTFVIDKGHTSPAVRGAEGVPDLVVRGNSMDLAEIFWGDANPVSNYMQGAIRTQGRADDVMRLDAMAMFIFLGQ; encoded by the coding sequence ATGAGCGCGGCGCAGAGCGTTGACGCAGCGGAGCTCCACGAAGCCCTCGTCGACTACGCGAAGAAGGCCAACCAGAGCCCGAGGGTGGCGAAGACACTGGCCGCCTGGTCGTGCCGTATCCACATCGAGGCGACCGACCAGCCGGACGCCCTTTTCACCTTCGTCATCGACAAAGGGCACACCTCGCCCGCGGTCCGCGGCGCTGAGGGCGTGCCGGACCTGGTCGTGCGCGGCAACAGCATGGACCTCGCCGAGATCTTTTGGGGAGACGCCAACCCCGTCTCCAACTACATGCAGGGAGCCATCCGGACACAGGGCAGGGCGGACGACGTCATGCGCCTGGACGCGATGGCCATGTTCATCT
- a CDS encoding flavin monoamine oxidase family protein, which produces MIENEADVVVVGAGLAGLSAARVLAEAGQDIVVLEARDRVGGRTCSVIEEDGRLVEYGGQWVGPTQDRMLELIEQFGLDTFTQYADGDNLQLVDGKLLRYHGAVPTGDPLIAADLMDAMVDLTSAALEVDTAEPWKHPRATELDGLTVESWIRQQPYCEGAKVWLRAMTRALFPAEPGEISLLHALFYISSGGGLEKMIGTINSAQETRITHGSMQVSERLAELLGDSIRLGCPVSRIEYTDSGVTVHHDGGITRARRAVVALAPTLAGRIRYSPPMPGLRDQLTQRIFMGSSIKISVAYATPFWREDGLSGHMMGDNTLVQVTFDQTHPDRPEGVLVCFVDSNSARRALAMTAEERRAHVIEDLVTYFGEKARHPVHVHEKLWMEEEWSRGCYTGILSPGTWSTLGQVLRTPVGPIHWAGTEYATVWSGYMDGAVRSGETTAAAILAEAGR; this is translated from the coding sequence ATGATCGAGAACGAAGCTGACGTCGTAGTCGTCGGGGCGGGTCTTGCAGGGCTCTCGGCAGCCCGGGTGCTGGCAGAGGCAGGCCAGGACATCGTGGTGCTGGAGGCTCGTGACCGTGTCGGCGGGCGTACCTGTTCGGTCATCGAGGAGGACGGCAGGCTCGTCGAGTACGGCGGACAGTGGGTAGGCCCCACCCAGGACCGGATGCTGGAGCTGATCGAGCAGTTCGGGCTCGATACGTTCACCCAGTACGCCGACGGCGACAACCTGCAGCTCGTCGACGGCAAGCTGCTGCGCTACCACGGAGCCGTTCCGACCGGTGATCCGCTCATCGCCGCCGACCTGATGGACGCCATGGTGGACCTCACATCCGCCGCCCTGGAGGTGGACACGGCAGAACCGTGGAAGCACCCGCGAGCTACCGAACTGGACGGCCTCACCGTCGAATCATGGATTCGGCAGCAGCCGTACTGCGAAGGCGCCAAGGTGTGGCTGCGTGCCATGACACGTGCGCTGTTCCCGGCCGAGCCCGGGGAGATCTCCCTCCTGCACGCGCTCTTCTACATCAGCTCGGGCGGTGGCCTGGAGAAGATGATCGGCACCATCAACAGTGCCCAGGAGACCCGGATAACCCACGGGTCCATGCAGGTTTCCGAGCGACTGGCCGAACTGCTCGGCGACAGCATCCGGCTCGGCTGCCCCGTCAGTCGCATCGAGTACACGGACAGCGGCGTCACCGTCCACCACGACGGCGGCATCACACGCGCCCGCCGTGCGGTCGTGGCACTGGCCCCGACCCTCGCCGGACGCATCCGCTACAGCCCACCCATGCCTGGCCTGCGCGACCAGCTCACCCAGCGCATATTCATGGGCTCCTCCATCAAGATAAGCGTCGCCTACGCGACGCCGTTCTGGCGTGAGGACGGCCTCAGCGGTCACATGATGGGCGACAACACCCTGGTCCAGGTCACCTTCGACCAGACACATCCTGACCGCCCCGAGGGTGTACTCGTCTGCTTCGTTGACTCCAACTCGGCCCGTCGAGCCCTTGCGATGACCGCTGAAGAACGTCGCGCCCACGTCATCGAGGACCTTGTGACCTACTTCGGCGAGAAGGCCCGCCACCCCGTCCACGTCCACGAGAAGCTGTGGATGGAGGAGGAGTGGTCGCGCGGCTGCTACACCGGGATCCTGTCCCCAGGCACCTGGTCCACCCTTGGCCAGGTCCTGCGCACTCCCGTCGGACCCATCCACTGGGCCGGTACGGAGTACGCCACCGTCTGGAGCGGGTACATGGACGGGGCGGTGCGCTCGGGCGAGACGACAGCAGCGGCGATCCTGGCCGAGGCCGGCCGATGA
- a CDS encoding TetR/AcrR family transcriptional regulator encodes MSVEARREQFVKAAIEVMSREGLDRATTRRIAEYAGAPQGAVHYAFRDKNELLTAVVGEITNQIEQVLRDAVDPAKGLDAAIHDGLHAFWAYAVGDDGLQLMQYELTIYCRRTPGLERLAEWQYTRYSRTAQEAFQSALDQEPKRRPLGIDLTELARLTVAMLDGLVIQYEVHHDRERSRIDLGHAIRAAVTLAKAPAGDD; translated from the coding sequence ATGAGTGTCGAAGCACGTCGTGAGCAGTTCGTGAAAGCGGCGATCGAGGTCATGTCCCGGGAGGGGCTCGACCGGGCCACCACAAGGCGCATCGCCGAGTACGCAGGGGCACCTCAAGGGGCAGTGCACTACGCCTTCCGCGACAAGAACGAACTGCTCACCGCCGTCGTGGGCGAGATCACCAATCAGATCGAGCAGGTACTGCGCGACGCCGTCGACCCCGCAAAAGGACTCGACGCGGCGATCCACGATGGGCTGCACGCCTTCTGGGCCTATGCCGTGGGCGACGACGGACTGCAGCTCATGCAGTACGAACTCACCATCTATTGCCGCCGGACCCCGGGTCTCGAACGGCTCGCAGAATGGCAGTACACGCGCTACTCGAGGACCGCGCAGGAAGCCTTCCAGAGCGCCCTCGACCAGGAGCCCAAACGCCGGCCCCTCGGGATCGATCTGACGGAACTGGCACGCCTGACCGTGGCGATGCTGGACGGCCTCGTCATCCAGTACGAGGTCCATCATGACCGGGAGCGCTCGAGGATCGACCTCGGCCATGCCATCCGTGCCGCCGTCACTCTGGCGAAGGCACCGGCGGGCGACGACTGA
- a CDS encoding TetR/AcrR family transcriptional regulator, with product MTPPTRLGRRPGETGTRETILEVARRKFAELGYDRTTMRSVAVEAEVDAALVSHFFGSKQQLFAAAAPLPFDPETVLAELLGGPRETIGRRLAAHVLGTVDTTDGRLKITGLIRAAASEEAAARVLRERVTQAMLVPLTEGLNVPQARLRAALAASQAVGLIMARDVIGLEVLAETETEILAGAVGHVLQHYLTGPLVL from the coding sequence ATGACCCCACCCACCCGGCTCGGACGCCGCCCGGGAGAAACCGGCACCCGCGAGACAATCCTGGAAGTGGCGCGCCGCAAGTTCGCCGAACTCGGCTACGACCGGACGACGATGCGGAGCGTGGCGGTCGAGGCCGAGGTCGACGCAGCCCTGGTCTCCCACTTCTTCGGCTCCAAGCAGCAGTTGTTCGCCGCAGCAGCGCCCCTGCCGTTCGACCCGGAGACCGTGCTGGCCGAGCTGCTCGGCGGCCCAAGAGAGACCATCGGCCGGCGGCTGGCAGCCCACGTTCTGGGAACCGTCGACACCACGGACGGACGGCTGAAGATCACGGGGCTGATCCGTGCGGCGGCTTCCGAGGAGGCGGCCGCCAGGGTGCTGCGCGAGCGGGTCACCCAGGCCATGCTCGTTCCCCTTACCGAGGGGCTGAACGTGCCCCAGGCCCGGTTGCGCGCCGCCCTGGCCGCATCACAGGCGGTCGGACTGATCATGGCTCGCGATGTGATCGGCCTGGAGGTACTGGCCGAGACCGAGACCGAGATCCTGGCCGGAGCGGTCGGCCATGTACTCCAGCACTACCTCACCGGGCCCCTGGTCCTCTGA
- a CDS encoding MFS transporter, with protein sequence MSVRPPRSAEALPLDRRRWWVLAVIGVAQLMVVLDATIVNIALPSAQHDLGFSDSDRQWVVTAYSLAFGSLLLVGGRLADLFGHKRVFLVGVTGFAVASALAGAAGNFELLIVGRALQGVFGAILSPSALTLLNVTFTEGKERAKALGVFGAIAGTGGAIGLLLGGLLTEHLSWRWTLYVNLAFAALALVGGALNLHRTERGAKPILDLPGTALVSAGLFCLVYGLSKAESNGWDSAATWGLLPAGVALIAAFAFWQTRSANPLLPLRILRDRDRAASFTAVLVAASGMFGIFLFLTYYLQITLGYSPVSTGVAFLPMIGSLIVSAQISTNLTVRRLGPRIAVPAGMLLAAAGLAWLTGIGLDTPYASHVLPPLLIIGLGLGHVVPPALGIATAGVAPTDIGAASATVNTMQQVGGSIGTALLNTLAASAATAYLADHTPSADTLAQAQLHSFTTAFWWSAGIFALGAVITAFLYRSRSSTPAQPHQETAPEPMAAHM encoded by the coding sequence ATGTCTGTCCGACCGCCCCGCTCCGCCGAGGCACTCCCCTTGGACCGCCGCCGCTGGTGGGTGCTGGCCGTCATTGGCGTCGCCCAGCTGATGGTCGTCCTCGACGCCACGATCGTGAACATCGCCCTGCCCTCCGCCCAGCACGATCTCGGCTTCTCTGACTCCGACCGGCAGTGGGTGGTGACCGCCTACTCCCTGGCCTTCGGCAGCCTGCTCCTCGTCGGCGGACGCCTGGCGGACCTGTTCGGACACAAGCGCGTCTTCCTCGTCGGAGTCACCGGCTTCGCGGTTGCTTCCGCCTTGGCGGGCGCCGCCGGGAACTTCGAGCTGCTGATCGTAGGGCGCGCCCTGCAGGGCGTCTTCGGGGCGATCCTGTCCCCCTCGGCCCTCACCCTGCTGAACGTCACCTTCACCGAGGGCAAGGAACGTGCCAAGGCGCTGGGCGTCTTCGGCGCCATCGCGGGCACCGGCGGCGCGATCGGGCTTCTGCTCGGCGGTCTGCTCACCGAGCACCTGAGCTGGCGCTGGACCCTGTACGTAAACCTGGCCTTCGCAGCACTCGCCCTGGTCGGAGGCGCCCTGAACCTCCACCGCACTGAGCGCGGGGCCAAGCCCATTCTCGACCTGCCCGGCACGGCCCTGGTCTCCGCAGGACTGTTCTGCCTGGTCTACGGCCTGTCCAAGGCCGAGTCCAACGGCTGGGACTCCGCGGCGACCTGGGGCCTCCTGCCCGCCGGAGTGGCACTGATCGCCGCGTTCGCCTTCTGGCAGACCCGGTCGGCCAACCCGCTCCTTCCCCTGCGCATCCTGCGCGACCGCGACCGCGCCGCCTCCTTCACCGCCGTCCTGGTCGCCGCGAGCGGCATGTTCGGGATCTTCCTGTTCCTCACCTACTACCTTCAGATCACGCTCGGCTACAGCCCGGTGAGCACCGGCGTCGCCTTCCTCCCGATGATCGGCTCACTCATCGTGTCCGCACAGATCTCCACCAACCTCACCGTCCGGCGGCTCGGACCCCGCATCGCCGTCCCAGCGGGCATGCTGCTCGCAGCCGCCGGCCTGGCCTGGCTCACCGGAATCGGCCTCGACACCCCCTACGCCAGCCACGTCCTGCCGCCCTTGCTGATCATCGGCCTCGGCCTCGGCCACGTCGTGCCGCCCGCCCTCGGCATCGCCACCGCCGGTGTCGCCCCCACTGACATCGGCGCGGCCTCCGCCACCGTCAACACCATGCAGCAGGTCGGCGGCTCCATCGGCACGGCCCTGCTCAACACTCTCGCCGCCAGCGCCGCGACTGCCTACCTGGCAGACCACACCCCCAGCGCCGACACGCTCGCCCAAGCCCAACTGCACAGCTTCACCACCGCCTTCTGGTGGTCCGCCGGCATCTTCGCTCTCGGCGCCGTCATCACGGCCTTCCTCTACCGCAGCCGGAGCAGCACGCCAGCACAGCCCCACCAGGAGACAGCACCGGAGCCCATGGCGGCACACATGTGA
- a CDS encoding RHS repeat-associated core domain-containing protein, which translates to MDRPTGTTNADHTSTKVKYPSPFEIRHFDENDNESFAVADLNGRTVTSGTVSENGDVKVTFKQGPSGVLETTDPRNTTTSTYDTLGRLTKSVDANAGTTTRKYNGFGDIRESGHSESSSRQVASFDDLGRTTTVAEYTGLAMTGQSTTAWDSGAHGIGKIDYTTSRDGIKTTYRYDVHGRPAGTDYTDSGTVYSTDLTYTAAGRPDTVAYPQVPGRTDRFTVKYQYTDFGQLSEIGDNSPGRAYQKLWKTQGLGADGSLTEGSYGNGAIATVRDYDPATGRLKKTTDTNSASTKLTETGYEYYDNGNVKRRNDTTVNHRDETYTYDKLNRLTGWSLTTPADYVRPTTYTYSTAGNLNQVKVNGTVTETDQNKDAAHPNAVSSRTADGSTTTYGYDSMGRQLTGAGRTLTYQGMALTPKTVAQGSTTWNLTYTADGRRFKKAAGNTVTTYIGDLYEKRQTSSGTTHVFHVAGPPGSVAQVTYSGTSTATTEYTLTDPQGSTATVTSSSGTSPQRQYFEPFGRRTDANGLAVNNGPTGITQGYTGHEMDDDFGLINMKGRLYDPQTKRFLAPDPHITNPDDPQNWNPYSYVSNNPVNATDPTGYDGEGDCFCSSEGGASYAAGGATMSSLPGYTIPTSTYANPNNGFSTITGSTTVTLYNQAAVSSGSQFEQAAVTDGIVDDGQVSEALEAADTAEWIKASFPKEQSRNYNTGKDLVEQKQMAADYKEAFTTSSDPYEQAAKEAAAAERLNSVVEEAGNRLYSDPETTGTSATWINEAVTVLKDYGYADWQLDHEAIGLIVRSEGGPTPYAINTTDSNAVRGHPSIGPMQVVENTFDRFRLPGHTDIFNPVDNIIAGVRYGVAGWGSMSEVPGVVSLRNGNHYTGYDWPKGKPW; encoded by the coding sequence ATGGACCGCCCCACCGGCACCACCAACGCGGACCACACCTCCACGAAGGTGAAGTACCCCTCGCCGTTCGAGATCCGCCACTTCGACGAGAACGACAACGAGTCCTTCGCGGTGGCGGACCTGAACGGGCGCACCGTGACGTCCGGCACGGTATCGGAGAACGGTGATGTGAAGGTCACGTTCAAGCAGGGCCCCAGTGGTGTCCTGGAGACGACGGACCCGAGGAACACGACCACGTCGACATACGACACGCTGGGCCGCCTCACCAAGTCGGTGGACGCCAACGCGGGGACGACCACACGCAAGTACAACGGCTTTGGTGACATCCGTGAGAGCGGGCACTCGGAATCCAGCAGCCGGCAGGTCGCCTCCTTCGACGACCTGGGCCGCACCACCACGGTCGCGGAGTACACCGGTCTGGCCATGACGGGCCAGAGCACGACGGCGTGGGACAGCGGCGCGCACGGCATCGGGAAGATCGACTACACCACCAGCCGCGACGGCATCAAGACCACGTACCGCTACGACGTGCACGGCCGGCCCGCCGGGACGGACTACACCGACAGCGGCACCGTCTACAGCACCGACCTGACGTACACCGCTGCGGGCCGTCCGGACACGGTCGCCTACCCGCAGGTTCCCGGGCGCACCGACCGGTTCACGGTCAAGTACCAGTACACCGACTTCGGGCAGCTCTCCGAGATCGGTGACAACAGCCCCGGGCGCGCCTACCAGAAGCTGTGGAAGACCCAGGGTCTGGGTGCCGACGGCAGTCTCACCGAGGGCTCCTACGGCAACGGTGCCATCGCCACCGTCCGGGACTACGACCCCGCCACCGGCAGGCTGAAGAAGACCACCGACACCAACAGCGCGAGCACCAAGCTCACCGAGACCGGCTACGAATACTACGACAACGGAAACGTCAAGCGCCGCAACGACACCACCGTCAACCACCGGGACGAGACCTACACCTACGACAAGCTCAACCGGCTCACCGGCTGGAGTCTGACCACCCCCGCCGACTACGTCCGGCCCACCACCTACACCTACAGCACCGCCGGCAACCTCAACCAGGTCAAGGTCAACGGCACGGTCACCGAAACCGACCAGAACAAGGACGCCGCACACCCCAACGCCGTGTCCTCACGCACCGCCGACGGCAGCACCACCACCTACGGCTACGACAGCATGGGCCGACAGCTGACCGGCGCCGGGCGGACCCTCACCTACCAGGGCATGGCCCTGACCCCGAAGACCGTCGCGCAGGGCTCCACCACCTGGAACCTCACCTACACCGCCGACGGCCGGCGGTTCAAGAAGGCCGCCGGCAACACCGTCACCACCTACATCGGCGACCTCTACGAGAAGCGCCAGACATCCTCCGGCACCACCCACGTCTTCCACGTCGCCGGCCCGCCCGGAAGCGTCGCCCAGGTCACCTACAGCGGCACCAGCACCGCCACCACCGAATACACCCTCACCGACCCCCAGGGCAGCACCGCCACCGTCACCAGCAGCAGCGGCACCAGCCCCCAGCGCCAGTACTTCGAACCGTTCGGCAGGCGCACTGATGCCAACGGCCTGGCAGTCAACAACGGTCCCACCGGCATCACGCAGGGCTACACCGGCCACGAAATGGACGACGACTTCGGCCTCATCAACATGAAGGGCCGCCTCTACGACCCCCAGACCAAGCGATTCCTCGCCCCCGACCCCCACATCACCAACCCCGACGACCCCCAGAACTGGAACCCCTACAGCTACGTCAGCAACAACCCCGTCAACGCCACCGACCCCACCGGCTACGACGGCGAAGGGGACTGCTTTTGCTCCAGCGAGGGCGGCGCCTCCTACGCGGCCGGCGGCGCGACGATGTCCAGCCTCCCCGGTTACACCATTCCGACCTCGACATACGCCAACCCCAACAACGGCTTCTCCACGATCACCGGCTCCACGACGGTCACCCTCTACAACCAGGCCGCGGTCTCTTCCGGCTCCCAGTTCGAACAAGCGGCCGTCACCGACGGCATCGTGGACGACGGGCAGGTCAGCGAGGCCTTGGAGGCCGCCGACACGGCCGAGTGGATAAAGGCCAGCTTCCCCAAGGAGCAGAGCAGGAACTACAACACCGGCAAGGACCTCGTCGAGCAGAAGCAGATGGCGGCCGACTACAAGGAGGCCTTCACCACCTCCTCCGACCCCTACGAGCAGGCCGCGAAGGAAGCCGCCGCCGCCGAACGCCTGAACAGCGTCGTCGAGGAGGCCGGCAACCGGCTCTACAGCGATCCCGAGACCACCGGCACGTCCGCCACCTGGATCAACGAGGCCGTCACCGTCCTCAAGGACTACGGATACGCCGACTGGCAGCTCGACCATGAGGCCATCGGCCTCATCGTCCGCAGCGAAGGCGGTCCCACCCCCTACGCCATCAACACCACCGACAGCAACGCCGTACGAGGACACCCCTCCATCGGTCCCATGCAGGTCGTCGAGAACACCTTCGACCGCTTCCGGCTCCCCGGACACACCGACATCTTCAACCCCGTCGACAACATCATCGCCGGCGTCCGCTACGGAGTAGCCGGCTGGGGAAGCATGTCCGAAGTCCCAGGCGTCGTCTCCCTCCGCAACGGCAACCACTACACCGGATACGACTGGCCCAAGGGCAAACCCTGGTAA
- a CDS encoding ATP-binding protein, protein MNTTTISRRQQRPELQAASTGEHVFGLLLEHGPLAPASARHEARPVLAAWGLDDDQIYETLLVISELVTNAVSHAMPPVVLHLLASTEGSGPVEVHVSDGGPETAPDNWAAARPADEHGRGDMIVSALTSQAGSGLESEGLIDHWASFDAA, encoded by the coding sequence ATGAACACGACCACGATCTCGCGCCGGCAGCAGCGTCCCGAGCTGCAAGCAGCCTCCACCGGTGAGCACGTGTTCGGTCTGCTTCTGGAGCACGGGCCTCTCGCTCCCGCCTCAGCCCGTCATGAGGCCCGCCCTGTTCTGGCCGCGTGGGGACTGGACGACGACCAGATCTACGAAACCCTCCTGGTCATCTCCGAGCTTGTTACCAACGCTGTCTCCCACGCAATGCCGCCCGTTGTGCTGCACCTGCTCGCCTCCACCGAAGGCTCCGGACCCGTTGAAGTCCATGTCAGCGACGGCGGCCCCGAGACCGCCCCGGACAACTGGGCCGCCGCCCGGCCCGCCGACGAACACGGCCGCGGCGACATGATCGTCTCTGCCCTCACAAGCCAGGCCGGATCCGGACTCGAAAGCGAAGGTCTCATCGACCACTGGGCGAGCTTCGACGCGGCCTGA
- a CDS encoding DUF6083 domain-containing protein — MRPHSAPTGRHWDGSTRITRARRPLQVTATSPSRLLRAAQNGRCRQCGHRIDWYQRADQQPIALHPTELAASHVPESCRWHLSGGIAHPHGDGSAWCRIPHYLLCPARTTARTGPHLEAVRRQLAVRTRRLIDTGQLPAAPPAACEPPGPKAANGPT, encoded by the coding sequence ATGCGACCCCACTCCGCCCCCACCGGCCGTCACTGGGACGGCAGCACCCGCATCACACGTGCCCGCCGCCCGCTGCAGGTGACCGCCACCAGCCCCAGCCGTCTCCTGCGCGCCGCGCAGAACGGTCGCTGCCGCCAGTGCGGCCACCGCATCGACTGGTACCAGCGTGCCGACCAACAGCCCATCGCCCTGCATCCAACGGAACTGGCCGCCTCCCACGTCCCCGAATCGTGCCGCTGGCACCTCAGCGGTGGCATCGCCCACCCTCACGGCGACGGCAGCGCCTGGTGCCGCATCCCGCACTACCTGCTCTGCCCAGCCCGCACCACCGCGCGGACCGGCCCGCACCTCGAAGCCGTCCGCCGCCAACTCGCCGTCCGCACCCGCCGCCTGATCGACACCGGCCAGCTCCCTGCGGCCCCGCCTGCTGCCTGCGAACCACCCGGGCCAAAGGCCGCGAATGGGCCTACGTGA
- a CDS encoding helix-turn-helix transcriptional regulator, which yields MTILPPDPDLTALRVELARLRGERGWTFDELAERSGLARRTLIDLEHGRTTGSVTTWHVLAHTFDVPIEQLLGTLCDDHTPPGAPNS from the coding sequence GTGACGATCTTGCCGCCCGACCCCGACCTCACCGCGCTGCGCGTCGAACTCGCGCGCCTGCGGGGCGAGCGCGGCTGGACCTTCGACGAGCTCGCCGAGCGCAGCGGCCTGGCCCGGCGCACCCTCATCGATCTCGAGCACGGCCGCACCACCGGCAGCGTCACCACCTGGCACGTCCTCGCCCACACCTTCGATGTGCCGATCGAGCAGCTGCTGGGCACCCTGTGCGACGACCACACCCCGCCCGGCGCACCCAACTCCTGA
- a CDS encoding HD domain-containing protein, which translates to MVSLIEELHLRRNGDPVLTHCLTVAAIVAGLRMPPSVVCAALLHDLEDTACPPNRPADRFGTDIAGLVAALPTALLGPTLPAGRVTEPPTPHTGPSQQMAVLTIRLADRLHNLRTSACLSPATRYRIARETLEVFAPVARTAGLHTVGRELDALASAVLHPSPSAHGTSARVLTILNLLLPTRQRARWQEEWNAELAAHATRRARIRFTARVLRSTPRLSMTLHRPTARQRRW; encoded by the coding sequence ATGGTGTCTTTGATCGAGGAGCTACACCTGCGCCGCAACGGAGACCCAGTCCTTACCCACTGCCTCACGGTTGCCGCGATCGTCGCCGGCCTGCGCATGCCGCCGTCGGTCGTGTGTGCCGCCCTGCTGCATGACCTTGAGGACACCGCCTGTCCGCCCAACCGTCCGGCTGACCGATTCGGTACCGACATCGCTGGCTTGGTGGCCGCCCTCCCCACCGCCCTGCTCGGTCCGACCCTGCCGGCAGGCAGAGTCACCGAGCCGCCGACACCCCATACCGGCCCGTCGCAGCAGATGGCCGTGCTGACCATCCGACTCGCCGACCGGCTGCACAACTTGCGCACCAGCGCCTGCCTCTCCCCGGCCACCCGCTACCGCATAGCCCGCGAAACCCTCGAGGTGTTCGCCCCGGTGGCCCGCACAGCAGGCCTGCACACCGTCGGCCGCGAACTCGACGCCCTCGCCTCAGCCGTCCTTCACCCCTCACCCTCCGCACACGGCACATCCGCACGCGTACTGACCATCCTCAACCTGCTGCTGCCCACCCGGCAGCGCGCACGCTGGCAGGAGGAATGGAACGCCGAACTGGCCGCCCACGCCACCCGCCGCGCCCGTATCCGTTTCACTGCCCGCGTCCTGCGCAGCACACCACGGCTGTCCATGACACTGCACCGCCCGACCGCCCGACAACGCCGATGGTGA
- a CDS encoding helix-turn-helix domain-containing protein: MHTVGELLRQWRHRRRLSQLDLAIAADVSARHVSLVETGKSNPSADMVQRLADQLDVPLRERNRLLLAAGFAPRYAERPLDDDALSAARDAVERVLRAHEPYPAVAFDRRWNIVMTNRAVEPFFAEVDPDLLRPPINLVRLGLDPRGFAPLVVNLADVRVVFRSRIRRQLAVAPDAELTALYEELLEPNSEDVSSRSVESDVVIPMILRFDGRELRLFSTITTFGTPMDITLDEVAIESYYPADAESAAYFEESNGDVRAVACP; the protein is encoded by the coding sequence ATGCATACGGTCGGGGAGCTATTGCGGCAGTGGCGGCATCGCCGACGACTCAGCCAACTCGATCTTGCGATCGCGGCCGACGTCTCGGCTCGTCACGTCAGCCTGGTCGAGACGGGCAAGTCCAATCCGAGCGCCGACATGGTCCAGCGGCTCGCGGACCAGCTCGATGTGCCGTTGCGTGAGCGCAACCGGCTGCTGCTCGCGGCCGGCTTCGCACCCCGGTACGCCGAGCGGCCACTCGATGACGACGCGCTGTCGGCGGCCCGGGACGCGGTCGAGAGGGTGCTGCGCGCGCATGAGCCGTACCCGGCGGTGGCCTTCGATCGCCGGTGGAACATCGTGATGACCAACCGCGCGGTCGAGCCGTTCTTCGCGGAGGTCGATCCCGACCTGCTACGGCCGCCGATCAACCTGGTGCGGCTGGGATTGGACCCGCGCGGGTTCGCTCCTCTGGTCGTCAACCTGGCCGATGTGCGTGTGGTGTTCCGTTCCCGAATCAGGCGTCAGCTCGCCGTTGCTCCCGACGCTGAGCTCACTGCGCTCTATGAGGAACTGCTGGAGCCCAATTCCGAGGACGTGTCGAGCCGATCGGTCGAATCCGATGTCGTGATCCCGATGATCCTTCGCTTCGACGGACGAGAGCTGCGGCTGTTCTCGACCATCACCACATTCGGTACCCCGATGGACATCACGCTGGACGAGGTAGCGATCGAGTCCTACTACCCGGCGGACGCGGAGAGCGCCGCCTACTTCGAGGAGTCCAACGGTGATGTTCGAGCAGTCGCCTGTCCCTGA
- a CDS encoding nuclear transport factor 2 family protein — protein sequence MKSDFIDNRCDRGNTASMTTDNKSIVQRALAELIQAGSVDALEPLLSDDFVHHRPDSTSSTKAEWLDAVQAALIPLADIRVDVHHLLADGDHVVMHSRRRLPDAGPEIAVVDIWRIDEGLITEGWEIIEPVAQAAANLVWWEPAER from the coding sequence ATGAAATCCGACTTCATCGACAACCGTTGCGACCGCGGAAACACTGCGTCCATGACCACAGACAACAAGAGCATCGTTCAACGGGCGCTGGCGGAACTGATCCAGGCGGGCAGCGTCGACGCGCTCGAACCGTTGCTGAGCGATGACTTCGTCCATCACAGGCCGGACTCGACCTCCTCGACCAAGGCGGAGTGGCTCGACGCCGTACAGGCGGCGCTCATCCCGCTCGCCGATATACGGGTCGACGTCCACCACCTTCTGGCCGACGGTGATCACGTCGTGATGCACTCGCGGCGACGGCTCCCCGATGCCGGGCCGGAGATCGCGGTCGTCGATATCTGGCGGATCGACGAGGGGCTGATCACCGAAGGATGGGAGATCATCGAGCCGGTGGCCCAGGCAGCCGCCAATCTGGTGTGGTGGGAGCCTGCTGAGCGCTGA